The genomic DNA TTGTCTGCTAGTATTCTCAGGTATACATACCGTGCTTTGAAATGTTGGCCACTCTATGTACTTTATCTGACTAGGCTGTTCAGCTAAGAATACTGCTACAGATGTCAAACTCCTACAGGAACATGCAGAGAGCATAGTGACTTCTGCAAACTTCGTTATCAGAGAgtagctcatttgaaaaaaaacacTTACCATGCAATATCCTTCACCATAGTCTTCCAAAATGGTTCATTGTCAAAATCACCTCCATAAGATAATCTAGGATGGTCATTACTTCTTAATGATGCACATATGAGCTTAGAACCCAAAACTGATTTTATCATAGTTTGTCCAATGTTCTATtcaataaagaaagaatataataaaaataaaaaacataactcCAACAACTATTCATTTGAACGTGTTCAAGATAGATTGCAAAAGAACTTAACAAATGAATTGGTATTCCACAGCTGGTAAATTGGAATTGACACAGTGGAAGGCTTGAACAAAAGTGGACCTAGAAGGAGAATGACATGTTACAGAAGTAAGATATTCATCAAGCATAAGTATTCAATCATGCATTTCATGAACAGTATGAACAATAAAGAGTAGGCAGTGCAGACCAAAACCTGAACGAGGTGTGATGCCGCCAGCAATTGCCATCTTCTTTTTATGAAAAtcgaaacaaaatttaaaaaaaaaaaagatattataCTAGAGTGGTTGATGTAAATAGTTTATCTTCATGAAAAATGGAACAAAAACCAAAGCACCAAAAGTCCAACAAACAATAGAAAACAGGAGGGGGTAAAGACAAGCAGTTTTACATAATTGAATATGTTTGATGCGACCATGTCTATTAACTGAAGGGATCAAAACATTAATTTTGAAATACGATAAACCTTTCCAAAATGTCAAAATCTAATAATAAGATATTATTGGGCTTTATGTTGCTCGGCAGAATGAGAGTTGTATTACAACCCATCTACTGACGGCTCATAATCTAGTACCATTGATCCTGTAATTTATACAATTTCAGGGTAGATGATTACCTTCTATCCAAAATGAGTCAATCATTACTTTTCCTATACTTCACTGGTAACATACTCAATTAAAACTTCCAATGCAATGCAACGAAAGATGCAGGCATGGAAATGATGTATGTTTAAGCAGAATGAATTTTATATCGCTTTGCTATGAGATTAAAGTACAACATTcaggaaaaaaaaatcctaagatgTCAATTAAGTTGTTCCTCTCAATTGGGTGTTCATCCATATCACCCTAAGAATTATTCTTTTGAACGTTTCATCTAATCCATCATTTTAGAGTGATGGTATAAGAAAGGCTAGGTTAGTATAAAAGAGGGGAAGGGAAGCCCTAACCTTATAAGCAACTTCTAATCCTTGCATTGCAGTATACATTAGATATCTCAGGATTTATAAGACATCTGTCGCATATGTTATTTCGCTTTCGCCTCCGTTCTGTAAGGTAGCGATATGGATGTAAAGTTTGGTTCGATGCTAAACAATTCGCGCATGTTCATAGACATAGTTATTAATCTTACTTTTCAATCAGCAGTGTCAAATTTTTGCATGAACAACGGCATGACTATGAACATGCGTTAATTATTTTCAACAACGAGAAGCTGGCAGGGATTGGTGAACGATGGCGTACTTTGAGGCTACAAGCGTCCAAGAGTTCTCCTCGCTTCGTAGGGCCTTCGTCCGCGTACTTAGCAGCAGAGAGGGATGCTCGAAACGGAGGAACGGAGGTAGAGAAGCGTCAGGTTGTGAGGGAGGTAGATCGGGAGGCAGAGGAGATCGAGCGTCCGGCAGCAGAGAGGGGGCGGAGCGTTCGGCTAGGAGCTCTATCGAAGAGGGTGTCGCGGGGGGGTCGAAAGAGGAGGTCGAGTCCATAGGTTAGGTTAGATTTTATTAACgcttaataataaaataaaataataaaatttaattaaaaaaagtgAAGTAATACGTcacaataatattttaaaataaatttaaaatttttaaaaaaaattattaattaagcaTTCAAATTATCTTCAACTCAAGAATGTACATATGCATTAGTCTCTACCCTGTCATGTATGTCAAGTTGGACATACAGGAAATACAAAATATCTTGGAAGTTTATTTATAGTAAAAAGAAATCTTTAAACCCTTAAAgatatattataaaaatcaatCCCAAAGTTAAATATGTGATGTAATTAGTGCGTTTTTGTTTCAGTTTAGATTGATTTGCAAATTAACTAAAATGAAATAGtatgataaaaaattattaatttttaagtattcattaatttataataatttatagttaaaaaatatattttttatattaaaataatctaaaatgTCCTTCAACAAAATACTCAATAATTGATCTggtctttgaaaaaaaattatgactttaattttttttttttttaagagaaaAGATATACCATTGTTTTCAAGTGATTTAATATGTCAGTTCTATAATAAAACATAAATAGATAAATTATAAGAGTATTTTGTCCTAATAATCTTTTGTGTGGGAGAGATACCTAACGAGTTAGCTTGTACCGTTAAAAATTAACCTTAAAATTTATTGAAGTAAATATTTATGTAAATACTAATTGTATCAATATGTGAAGACTTTGATTTTTCAATTATTATTAGAGTAAAAAGtgatatcatttatcataaattATCATTGGCCCTATAGTAAAATATAAGATCAGGTACTACCGTACTAGCATTTTGCATTTGCTTGGAAAGGAATATCATTGTCTTTATAGAAGGAATGTCTTTTATGTTAATGGTAATTACCCATCAAAAGAATGACTTTGACTTTTCTTTTTCATATTGATTTTTGTTAAAGATTCTTTTCGCACATGGGATTTTTAAATCCAAAATATGGATACTCGGAATCATTGTCAAGGAATTCTTGAAATATTAAAAAGTTACAACTTGACCACTTCTTTCATAAAAAAGTAGAATCGCTTGATAACGTAGAAATTCAAGTGGAATagtttaaactaaataaataaagaaagaaagaatggCAATAATTGTGGCTACCTTGGTGATAAGCTTTTCTAATCATAAATTCAAAGAGTAGGAAATTTAAAGAACACGTTGATAAAGTGTTGAATAGTTAGTTGAATGGAAGACGGATTAAAATGAGGATTTATTTCTTAGATGGGCAATAATTCAAATTGACATGTTTAATTATGGTGTTAATCATTATAGCAAAAAATGATTCGCCCGTCCCAACGTCAAAAGCAAAATTTTGTCAAAAGTTTTACTTACTTTTCTAGACAAAAGCAAAATTTTGATTAGAAACTTGTTAACATAATTCTGTAACACAAATGCAACTTTTTTTTGAATTCATATAGTAAGTCCATTTCATATTGTATATCATTTTAGCTTCAAATAAAATGATCTCCAAGATTCGGTATAGTAAGTCAATTTAATGGTCAAAAGACTTAGTAACTATTTCGTATTTTTGGCATTGGAcattagagaaaaaaaaacaatgtgCCTTGCATTTAATACTgtttttttaactttattattTTTGACACAAATGCAAATTGTGTCACACCCTTATTAATTGCCATTGCAATGTTAATTATGTCAAAGAAAGCTTTCATAACTTATCACAATAATCATACAATCTTACCactataaaattatataattattaCCAACAGTTAATTTAATAACAAACATGTTAGATCCCAAAAAAAAATCCATTAAGAGCTCAATCTATGTAACagcattattaaaataaatttgacatTGTCATTTCTACGTTCCTTCCTAAAGACGGATTAGCCTCACATCCAACACTGATttaaaacaaataaacaaacgaACCAACCAAGAAAATCACAGTAGAAAATGGACTAATAACTCAAAAGGAGGGTGACGCTATCCGCGTTTGGGAAGTTGCAGAGGCAGTAAGGGACTCAGAGTAGGTGACTTCATCATCATCACCACTCTCACCATCTCTACTGCATGATCCGGGCAGTAATTGCTCGGCTTGTTGCTGCCGCTGCTTTGGAGAAATCAAATCCGATGAGAATCTCGCCGCCGCTAACTCCGGTGGCGGTGGGACCAAAATTCCACCGACCAACACAATCTGTGGCGCCAGGGCGCTGCTGGTGCTCTGAGCTGCCGTGCCTGGTCGTCTATTGTTTAGTCGGTATTTCTGCACAAAAAAAACTTCATGTTCTTGATCTTTTGTCAAACTCCATAAACAGCAATGGACCAAATAGCGCACTTAAAATTCAGGAAATCTGAAAGTTACGTAAGTCTTTTGAAAAATCCATAAACTTTAAGTGATCCTTGTGATAAAAAGCCGAAGATTAAACTTGATGTGAAGGATCAATTTGTTATCGACTCCATATACAAAAGGATCAATTAACTGTGAAGGGAGTAGTACTACATCTCATACAGCTTGCAGTCTACATCCTAAACTTCGATAATTGACAAGACAATTACTGGGACCGCCGACATTAGATTtaggggtgtttggttctttcctagaaatagaaatcggaatgggaatcattatattgtggaatgagaatgggtatgagcatggatatcactcttaaaagcaatgtttagttacttgcatattttctatcggaataaatcaaaatttctttttttacccttaaaagaaaataagagaaaaaattagatatgagagaaagatgaatgtgaaagaaaaatatgatgaaagagaatgatgaaagagaaagtatgatgagagagaaagtgtgatgagaaaagagagtatgataggagagaaagtgatgagagaagatgagagagaaaatatgatatgagagaaagtatgataggagatgatgaagagagagaaaatgtaatgagaaaaaaagaggagagagagtgtgatgagagagattgaggagagagaaagtatggtgagagagaaagtgtgatgagaaaaaaacgAGAACAATGAGTgtaatgggagagattgaggagagagaaagtatgataagaaaaaaaagaaggaagagagtgcaatggaagagattgaggagagaaaaagtatgatgagagagaaagtgcaatgagaaaaaaaaaggaaagagagtgtgataggagagattaaggagaaagaaagtgtgtgataaaatgatgtgagagaaaatatgatataaGAGAACAAtaagagagaagtgatatgaaagaaaaataaataaatatattttgatggagaaaattttgattttatgtcaagggtattttttgaATAAGGAaattattttgattgatgaaaataaggtaatggctcattgaatgggaggtacatgggaatgagttattaccaaattttaAGGATTCATTcctttatttgtattcctattcctataatccaaatattaacaatgacaatcaatgattttcattctcattcctcacttctattcccctaaaccaaacgcccccttaacaCGAAGCAGTTAATTGACAATGTGGTCCGCAGCATATTTGGAATCTATTGATCTGGATGCTAATCCATGCACCTAATGAGCCAATTGGAAGTTCTCATCCTTATCATGTTTGGTCACATTCTAGAGAACTACACTTGGCACCGAAATATAATGACCTTTTTGTCATATGGGTAAATACGACACCAAGCAATTCTGCCATGAATAAGATAGGAAATATAGGTTATGCTTGGAAGCTGGGACACGTTAATGAAGACAACTAATCTTTTgtggaaaaaaaattcaaagtagaGTTTGAAGTATGgtgcaagaaaacaagaagagtaAGGGCCACATGGGGATTCATTGTTGATATTTATAGCATGTAGATAACAAGTCGAGAAATTTGGTTTTGTATCATAATTCACAAGTAATTCTTGGGAGTGAACGAGGTTAAGAGATCTATGTTCCATGGGAGTCATTTACGGCGAGAATTCGATTCTTTGCTTGCGTCATATGCTAACGAAAAGAAAGGAAGGTGCAGTACGTTTACGCGATTGAAGCAGAATTATTCAAATCACCTGCAAATGGCTCTTGACCTCGTCGTTGGTGAGCCCATCCACATTCATCAGCTCTCTGATCTGCTTCGGGGTTGCAACTGAGatgaattaaatctaatttaagaACTTTATCCACAGGAGTTGAAATTACGCGTGACGATGAGAAGGGTGTGTTAAGGGTCACCATGGATGCCGCCGAGCAGTTGAACAGCGTCGAGGAAGCAGCGGTGCAGCTCCGGCGACCAGCGGCGTCTGACTTTTTGATTGGTCTGAGattgcccttccttcttcttgtctCCTCCGCATCTACCGTTACCATCACCTCCGCCGCCGCTACCACTACCGCTAGTGTTGGAACTAGAGGCCGCCGATGCCGACACCAGCGGCGGTGGGGCAGCGTGCTTCTCTCGCTCAAAAGGCTGGAAAGCGCTGCCCATCCTCTTCACGCCTACTGCTATGCCTATGGGCCTCTCTGGCGGTTCCTACAATCGAACAGCAAATAAAAAACCCACACAAACAGAGGGGGAAAAGAATCCTAGAATTAATCTACTAAAACCCAATAAATTAGCTCACCACTTTGGTGCCAGTATCCGCGCACTGATTCCATAGCTGGACAGATCTAAGCCAGTCCGGCTTCGCATCAAACCCGATCGCCACCGGCTCACATATCTCCACGTCCTCCTCCACCGTCGACGCTAAACTCGGCTTCAGCGGAATGAACTCTGCCAATACCGGCTCGTTACCACTCACCGACCTCTCCTCCTCACACATCTGCCACTCCGAGCTTTCGATCGCTGCACCGCCACCGGAATTTCAAGAAACGAGCAACAAAAGTAgaataaacaaaaacaaaaagaagaagaaagaaaggtaaaaaaaaaaagaggaagagaaaccgAGCCTTGCGTGATGAGTTGAAGGGAAAGCGGCAGCTCTCTCTGGAAGACCTCGATCTTCTTGCGCTCCTCCTCGAGAGCGCGGACGTAGTCATGGCGGAAGCGCTGCCGATCGGCTATCCCCATCTTCTTTCGCTCCGACCTGGTTTTCGATCGTTGGCTTGGGATCCAAGAAAGGGACAAAAAGAGAAGATAACAGAAGAGGAGGAATCGAGGACGATTCGTCGCGTAGAAATAGAAATCCGAATCTTTTCTGATGAAACGGCGAGGAAGACTTTTTGACGATGTGATTACCGAAGGGGTTTATTTATATCAGTTAtctaaaataataatgaaaaaaattaaatatgatatcCAATcgtaataattataaatatagtaatataatatatttaaaaatattaaaattaatagatttatttatataaatggtctaaaataataatagaaatattAAACATAACATACAATcgtaataattataaatatagtaatataatagatttgaaaatatttaattttttaatatttgattAATGTTGAATATTGAtgttaaatataataaatctcaattgattgaaatcaatgaGATTATTTTTCATTATTGTCATTATCCGACAAATATGgtatacaatcataataattataaatatagtaatataatagacttgaaaatatttatttattttactatttGATTAATGTCGATCTGGATtgtgatgtcaaatataataaatctcaattgatttaaatcaattagagattattttccattattgtcattacccGACAAACTCAACGGAAGTGTCGAACGTTGAGTTTGAGTGTCAACTTGGTGAAACGTTGTCTAAATAATAACTTGGTAAATATATCAATAATTTGATCTTCTGTAGAGatgtaaaaaatttaaagttgTCAAGTCGTCACACGCTCACgaataaaatgaaaatcaatttctacatgcttggtacgagcatgaaaaataggatttgctgcaaggtaagttgctccaatattattaCACCCAGTGGCGGATCCAGACAAAAATTTAGAAGGGTGCTCAAAGAAAAGACTAAAAAAAATGTCTTTctatcaaaaaaaatattaaaagagtaCTAaattgataatgataatgatacagACATAAAAATATGGACATACCAATAaaggaattattttttaatacttgAACCACCAGCATCAAATATAGACATACAAACAAGAGGAGACAACTAGATCCTACGAATGTTCATCTGTTGAAAATGTTGTAAAATTTATTCATTAGATTTTGctagttaaaattagatgaaataAGGAACAAGATTCACCTAAAATTGAAGAAATTTTGCTTGTTGTAGAGAATCACCGGCGGAGCACAGTGGTAACGGCGTCGACGAAATAGGCAAACCATGAACAGTAGTGGCGTCACTGGCGTGAGGCGTCGATGAAGTGAAAAGGCGACAAAGATGAGGGCAACGGTTTGAGGAGACCAGGGAGAAATAATGAAATCTCTTAGTGCGATTAAGGTTTTTGGTTAAAAGAAGAAGGATTAACTTAGGGAAAAAAAAGGTTCGGCGgctgaaaagaaaaaagaaagttgCAGCAGCaggaaaagaaaggagagaaaaggTGTTTTAATGACATTTTTATGAAAAAgtccaataattttaaaaaattacaattatatcctttattttttaatcataattaattttttatttttttttctccaaaaaCAAGGGGGTGCTTCCGCACCCCCTCGCGCCCCCTGCCTCCGCCAGTGATTACACCAGATTTTAGGCGTAGCCGTTGGAAAAAAGTGTAATTCCGAAAGAAGAGATTGTAGCTAAACAATTTCTGACGTTTGATTAGTAATAgttttatattcagcttcagtactaAAGCGAGAGACTGTAGGTTACTTCTTTAAAAGCAAGAAATAAGATTtcgccactacaacaaaaacattaaaagacaacggttaaaaatcgttgtcataaGCCCTTTAAACTCGTTGTAACTGACACTGTTGTTAAATGtgcggtaaaagacaacggtttaaaaccgttgtctttgaccacattagacaacagtcatgcaacggatttaaagtgttgtcttttaataccaaagacaacagttctgcAACAGTATAAAACCATTGTAATTgccaattttgtaaaaatttgatCGCAGATATACTTTTAACAACATATACACTGTTgtcttttttcaaaatttagtttaaaaccattgtcttagaatacttttcacaacggttaaaaatcgttgtctttgtacATTCAGTTGCATGTCTATATAtgtacttttcacaacggttaaaaccATGGCCATTGCACACAAACTGGTACAACGTAACATTTATACATtcacaaaaatagttttcaacatatatacattcgattagttgtctttaatttatatatacatcTTGTCTCAAACAAAAACTGGTACATGTATACATtcacttaagtttataaacaattctatacaattactacaagctatccaaacatgaccacaagtagtatccaatcatgacaaccacaaaagatgaaaccacaaaattaagtttataagaCCACAACCATGCAAACCCAGCTTGCAAACCCAGCAATTTCTCCCTGGTTCTTTTTCTGCACACCCAGCTTGCAAACCCAGCAATTTCTCCctgttatgaaaataaaatatagttaaagGCATAGAAAAAAAGAATGACCAAATAAGCACAAGAAACGTTGCCGCTTCACAATTTCATGAGTAGTGAAGCAAGTGAGCACGAAAAAAGTTTATGAAACTGGTTCATATGGCTGTTCCAACCCTTcaaattcatttcttttgttagttcaagGCTAATTGTACAAAGTTGGACAAATAGTACAgcagataagttaaagaaataaggtAATTGAATTAAATCGTCTTGTGTATGAAATAGAGCAAAAGTGTGCAGTGGACAAGGACTGAAACCAGGATTGGCAAAAACGTCTTAGCAAGCAGATGAAGTtgaatccaacacataccaagtaCACATGAGCTATACATAATCTAATATGATAACACCACCTtgcttaagtcaaggtgaagcCTTACACGGAATAAACAAACAATCCCTGTAGCTAGTAACAGCAAATAAAGGAGGGCAGAATACATTGGGAAGAAAAAAGCAGTCAGATCAGAGCAACTCTAGGTAAGTCTagatagtttgtgtatcttgcatATAGTGATTGCtaaattggtttggtttggtttgccATAAGTAAGCCGAAACAACTATGTGAATGAACTTGGTCATTGTGATTCTCAACAAAGTGTAAGTTAtttccatccaactttaacccaTTCCGACCATTCATCATGTCCAACAAATTGCAAATtccaaatattttcaattttgtttgATTGAGAAACCATTTTCATTcccaaagaaaacaagaatctcaatactattaattaaattggtcttgctcctgcatttttccCATGTATTATCATGTTCATAAATCAGGTAACTACTCAAAATATTTATCTAGCTCACCTCCTTTACGTGTAAATCCTAGTCTGCAGAAAACTGTCCATTAAGAAAGGAAACAATTCATGATGCTCAAAGTTAATCAGTTCATCATAATCTGACAAGTGTGTTAGTCCTACAGAAATGTGTTTACCAGcaa from Zingiber officinale cultivar Zhangliang chromosome 4A, Zo_v1.1, whole genome shotgun sequence includes the following:
- the LOC121970096 gene encoding uncharacterized protein LOC121970096 isoform X3, with the protein product MYTAMQGLEVAYKKMAIAGGITPRSGPLLFKPSTVSIPIYQLWNTNSFNIGQTMIKSVLGSKLICASLRSNDHPRLSYGGDFDNEPFWKTMVKDIAWSLTSVAVFLAEQPSQIKYIEWPTFQSTLRTAMLTLVLVAVLIVALSSVDSCLSYILALLLRRAA
- the LOC121970096 gene encoding uncharacterized protein LOC121970096 isoform X5, translated to MAIAGGITPRSGFGPLLFKPSTVSIPIYQLWNTNSFNIGQTMIKSVLGSKLICASLRSNDHPRLSYGGDFDNEPFWKTMVKDIAWSLTSVAVFLAEQPSQIKYIEWPTFQSTLRTAMLTLVLVAVLIVALSSVDSCLSYILALLLRRAA
- the LOC121970096 gene encoding uncharacterized protein LOC121970096 isoform X7; translation: MYTAMQGLEVAYKKMAIAGGITPRSGFGPLLFKPSTVSIPIYQLWNTNSFNIGQTMIKSVLGSKLICASLRSNDHPRLSYGGDFDNEPFWKTMVKDIAWSLTSVAVFLAEQPSQIKYIEWPTFQSTNFPMPSTSETS
- the LOC121970096 gene encoding uncharacterized protein LOC121970096 isoform X2, with the protein product MYTAMQGLEVAYKMAIAGGITPRSGFGPLLFKPSTVSIPIYQLWNTNSFNIGQTMIKSVLGSKLICASLRSNDHPRLSYGGDFDNEPFWKTMVKDIAWSLTSVAVFLAEQPSQIKYIEWPTFQSTLRTAMLTLVLVAVLIVALSSVDSCLSYILALLLRRAA
- the LOC121970096 gene encoding uncharacterized protein LOC121970096 isoform X1 — encoded protein: MYTAMQGLEVAYKKMAIAGGITPRSGFGPLLFKPSTVSIPIYQLWNTNSFNIGQTMIKSVLGSKLICASLRSNDHPRLSYGGDFDNEPFWKTMVKDIAWSLTSVAVFLAEQPSQIKYIEWPTFQSTLRTAMLTLVLVAVLIVALSSVDSCLSYILALLLRRAA
- the LOC121970096 gene encoding uncharacterized protein LOC121970096 isoform X6, coding for MAIAGGITPRSGPLLFKPSTVSIPIYQLWNTNSFNIGQTMIKSVLGSKLICASLRSNDHPRLSYGGDFDNEPFWKTMVKDIAWSLTSVAVFLAEQPSQIKYIEWPTFQSTLRTAMLTLVLVAVLIVALSSVDSCLSYILALLLRRAA
- the LOC121970096 gene encoding uncharacterized protein LOC121970096 isoform X4, whose protein sequence is MYTAMQGLEVAYKMAIAGGITPRSGPLLFKPSTVSIPIYQLWNTNSFNIGQTMIKSVLGSKLICASLRSNDHPRLSYGGDFDNEPFWKTMVKDIAWSLTSVAVFLAEQPSQIKYIEWPTFQSTLRTAMLTLVLVAVLIVALSSVDSCLSYILALLLRRAA
- the LOC121973419 gene encoding transcription factor NIGT1-like, with product MGIADRQRFRHDYVRALEEERKKIEVFQRELPLSLQLITQAIESSEWQMCEEERSVSGNEPVLAEFIPLKPSLASTVEEDVEICEPVAIGFDAKPDWLRSVQLWNQCADTGTKVEPPERPIGIAVGVKRMGSAFQPFEREKHAAPPPLVSASAASSSNTSGSGSGGGGDGNGRCGGDKKKEGQSQTNQKVRRRWSPELHRCFLDAVQLLGGIHVATPKQIRELMNVDGLTNDEVKSHLQKYRLNNRRPGTAAQSTSSALAPQIVLVGGILVPPPPELAAARFSSDLISPKQRQQQAEQLLPGSCSRDGESGDDDEVTYSESLTASATSQTRIASPSF